Proteins from a genomic interval of Gavia stellata isolate bGavSte3 chromosome 13, bGavSte3.hap2, whole genome shotgun sequence:
- the TLE3 gene encoding transducin-like enhancer protein 3 isoform X12, whose product MQRHYVMYYEMSYGLNIEMHKQTEIAKRLNTILAQIMPFLSQEQQLQAQHLSHAAHGPPVQLPPHPSGLQPPGIPPVTGSSSGLLALGALGSQAHLAVKDEKNHHDLDHRERDSSANNSVSPSESLRASEKHRSSTDYSIDSKKRKAEEKDSMSRYNDKSSTPGLKSNTPTPRNDAPTPGTSSTPGLRPMPGKPTSMDPLASALRTPISIAGSYAAPFAMMGHHEMNGSLTSPGAYAGLHNIPPQMSAAAAAAAAYGRSPMVGFDPHPPMRAPGLPSSLASIPGGKPAYSFHVSADGQMQPVPFPHDALAGPGIPRHARQINTLSHGEVVCAVTISNPTRHVYTGGKGCVKIWDISQPGSKSPISQLDCLNRDNYIRSCKLLPDGRTLIVGGEASTLTIWDLASPTPRIKAELTSSAPACYALAISPDAKVCFSCCSDGNIAVWDLHNQTLVRQFQGHTDGASCIDISHDGTKLWTGGLDNTVRSWDLREGRQLQQHDFTSQIFSLGYCPTGEWLAVGMESSNVEVLHHTKPDKYQLHLHESCVLSLKFAYCGKWFVSTGKDNLLNAWRTPYGASIFQSKESSSVLSCDISADDKYIVTGSGDKKATVYEVIY is encoded by the exons acagaaattgCTAAAAGACTGAATACGATTTTAGCCCAGATCATGCCTTTTCTGTCACAAGAG cagcagctccaggcccagcacCTCTCCCACGCCGCCCATGGGCCCCCGGTCCAGCTGCCGCCGCACCCCTCGGGCCTCCAGCCGCCGGGCATCCCGCCGGTCACCGGCAGCAGCTCGGGGCTGCTGGCTCTCGGCGCCCTGGGGAGCCAGGCACACCTCGCTGTCAAGGATGAGAAAAACCACCACGACCTGGACCACAGAG AGCGAGACTCAAGTGCA AATAATTCCGTTTCGCCCTCGGAAAGCCTGAGAGCCAGCGAGAAGCACCGGAGCTCCACAGACTACAGCATCGACTCCAAGAAGCGGAAAGCGGAGGAGAAGGACAGCATGAGTCGATAT AACGACAAATCGTCGACGCCTGGGCTCAAGTCAAACACTCCGACGCCAAGGAACGACGCTCCAACCCCGGGGACGAGCAGCaccccggggctgcggccgATGCCCGGCAAGCCAACCAGCATGGACCCCCTGG CCTCGGCCCTGCGGACGCCCATCTCCATCGCGGGCTCCTACGCGGCACCTTTTGCCATGATGGGGCACCACGAGATGAACGGCTCGCTCACCAGCCCCGGCGCCTACGCGGGGCTCCACAACATCCCCCCGCAGATgagcgccgctgccgccgccgctgctgcctACGGCCGGTCACCAATG GTTGGTTTCGACCCGCACCCGCCCATGCGAGCCCCCGGCCTGCCCTCGAGCCTGGCGTCCATCCCCGGAGGGAAGCC AGCCTACTCCTTCCACGTGAGCGCTGACGGGCAGATGCAGCCGGTCCCCTTTCCCCACGACGCCCTGGCGGGTCCCGGCATCCCGCGGCACGCTCGGCAGATCAACACGCTGAGCCACGGGGAGGTGGTGTGCGCCGTCACCATCAGCAACCCCACCAGGCACGTCTACACCGGGGGCAAGGGGTGCGTGAAGATCTGGGACATCAGCCAGCCGGGCAGCAAGAGCCCCATCTCCCAGCTGGACTGCCTG AACAGAGATAACTACATCCGCTCCTGCAAACTCCTCCCCGACGGCCGCACGCTGATCGTGGGAGGGGAGGCGAGCACGCTCACCATCTGGGACCTGGCTTCCCCCACGCCCCGCATCAAGGCCGAGCTGACCTCCTCCGCCCCTGCCTGCTACGCCCTGGCCATCAGCCCCGACGCCAAAgtctgcttctcctgctgcagcgACGGCAACATCGCCGTCTGGGACCTGCACAACCAGACGCTCGTCAG GCAATTCCAAGGCCACACAGACGGTGCCAGCTGCATAGATATCTCGCACGACGGTACGAAGTTGTGGACGGGGGGTCTGGACAACACGGTGCGCTCCTGGGACCTGCGGGAAGggaggcagctccagcagcacgaCTTTACCTCCCAG ATCTTCTCGCTGGGGTACTGCCCGACGGGCGAGTGGCTCGCGGTGGGCATGGAGAGCAGCAACGTGGAAGTGCTGCACCACACGAAACCCGACAAGTACCAGCTGCACCTCCACGAGAGCTGCGTCCTCTCCCTCAAGTTCGCCTACTGCG GTAAATGGTTTGTGAGTACTGGAAAAGACAACCTGCTCAACGCCTGGAGGACGCCCTACGGAGCGAGCATCTTCCAG TCCAAGGAATCCTCGTCCGTCTTAAGTTGTGACATTTCGGCGGATGACAAGTACATCGTCACGGGCTCTGGTGACAAGAAGGCCACAGTCTACGAAGTCATCTACTAA
- the TLE3 gene encoding transducin-like enhancer protein 3 isoform X9: MQRHYVMYYEMSYGLNIEMHKQHQQQVAQAVERAKQVTMTELNAIIGQQLQAQHLSHAAHGPPVQLPPHPSGLQPPGIPPVTGSSSGLLALGALGSQAHLAVKDEKNHHDLDHRERDSSANNSVSPSESLRASEKHRSSTDYSIDSKKRKAEEKDSMSRYDSDGDKSDDLVVDVSNEDPATPRVSPAHSPPENGIDKARGLKKGDAPNSPASVASSSSTPSSKTKDLGHNDKSSTPGLKSNTPTPRNDAPTPGTSSTPGLRPMPGKPTSMDPLASALRTPISIAGSYAAPFAMMGHHEMNGSLTSPGAYAGLHNIPPQMSAAAAAAAAYGRSPMVGFDPHPPMRAPGLPSSLASIPGGKPAYSFHVSADGQMQPVPFPHDALAGPGIPRHARQINTLSHGEVVCAVTISNPTRHVYTGGKGCVKIWDISQPGSKSPISQLDCLNRDNYIRSCKLLPDGRTLIVGGEASTLTIWDLASPTPRIKAELTSSAPACYALAISPDAKVCFSCCSDGNIAVWDLHNQTLVRQFQGHTDGASCIDISHDGTKLWTGGLDNTVRSWDLREGRQLQQHDFTSQIFSLGYCPTGEWLAVGMESSNVEVLHHTKPDKYQLHLHESCVLSLKFAYCGKWFVSTGKDNLLNAWRTPYGASIFQSKESSSVLSCDISADDKYIVTGSGDKKATVYEVIY, from the exons CACCAACAGCAAGTCGCACAGGCTGTTGAGCGTGCCAAGCAAGTGACAATGACGGAGTTGAATGCTATCATCGGG cagcagctccaggcccagcacCTCTCCCACGCCGCCCATGGGCCCCCGGTCCAGCTGCCGCCGCACCCCTCGGGCCTCCAGCCGCCGGGCATCCCGCCGGTCACCGGCAGCAGCTCGGGGCTGCTGGCTCTCGGCGCCCTGGGGAGCCAGGCACACCTCGCTGTCAAGGATGAGAAAAACCACCACGACCTGGACCACAGAG AGCGAGACTCAAGTGCA AATAATTCCGTTTCGCCCTCGGAAAGCCTGAGAGCCAGCGAGAAGCACCGGAGCTCCACAGACTACAGCATCGACTCCAAGAAGCGGAAAGCGGAGGAGAAGGACAGCATGAGTCGATAT GACAGCGATGGTGACAAGAGTGATGACCTGGTGGTCGACGTCTCCAACGAG GACCCCGCCACCCCCCGGGTCAGCCCAGCCCACTCTCCCCCGGAGAACGGCATAGACAAAGCCCGCGGGCTGAAGAAGGGGGACGCGCCAAACAGCCCGGCCTCGGtcgcctcctccagcagcactcCCTCCTCCAAGACTAAAGACCTGGGTCAC AACGACAAATCGTCGACGCCTGGGCTCAAGTCAAACACTCCGACGCCAAGGAACGACGCTCCAACCCCGGGGACGAGCAGCaccccggggctgcggccgATGCCCGGCAAGCCAACCAGCATGGACCCCCTGG CCTCGGCCCTGCGGACGCCCATCTCCATCGCGGGCTCCTACGCGGCACCTTTTGCCATGATGGGGCACCACGAGATGAACGGCTCGCTCACCAGCCCCGGCGCCTACGCGGGGCTCCACAACATCCCCCCGCAGATgagcgccgctgccgccgccgctgctgcctACGGCCGGTCACCAATG GTTGGTTTCGACCCGCACCCGCCCATGCGAGCCCCCGGCCTGCCCTCGAGCCTGGCGTCCATCCCCGGAGGGAAGCC AGCCTACTCCTTCCACGTGAGCGCTGACGGGCAGATGCAGCCGGTCCCCTTTCCCCACGACGCCCTGGCGGGTCCCGGCATCCCGCGGCACGCTCGGCAGATCAACACGCTGAGCCACGGGGAGGTGGTGTGCGCCGTCACCATCAGCAACCCCACCAGGCACGTCTACACCGGGGGCAAGGGGTGCGTGAAGATCTGGGACATCAGCCAGCCGGGCAGCAAGAGCCCCATCTCCCAGCTGGACTGCCTG AACAGAGATAACTACATCCGCTCCTGCAAACTCCTCCCCGACGGCCGCACGCTGATCGTGGGAGGGGAGGCGAGCACGCTCACCATCTGGGACCTGGCTTCCCCCACGCCCCGCATCAAGGCCGAGCTGACCTCCTCCGCCCCTGCCTGCTACGCCCTGGCCATCAGCCCCGACGCCAAAgtctgcttctcctgctgcagcgACGGCAACATCGCCGTCTGGGACCTGCACAACCAGACGCTCGTCAG GCAATTCCAAGGCCACACAGACGGTGCCAGCTGCATAGATATCTCGCACGACGGTACGAAGTTGTGGACGGGGGGTCTGGACAACACGGTGCGCTCCTGGGACCTGCGGGAAGggaggcagctccagcagcacgaCTTTACCTCCCAG ATCTTCTCGCTGGGGTACTGCCCGACGGGCGAGTGGCTCGCGGTGGGCATGGAGAGCAGCAACGTGGAAGTGCTGCACCACACGAAACCCGACAAGTACCAGCTGCACCTCCACGAGAGCTGCGTCCTCTCCCTCAAGTTCGCCTACTGCG GTAAATGGTTTGTGAGTACTGGAAAAGACAACCTGCTCAACGCCTGGAGGACGCCCTACGGAGCGAGCATCTTCCAG TCCAAGGAATCCTCGTCCGTCTTAAGTTGTGACATTTCGGCGGATGACAAGTACATCGTCACGGGCTCTGGTGACAAGAAGGCCACAGTCTACGAAGTCATCTACTAA
- the TLE3 gene encoding transducin-like enhancer protein 3 isoform X10, protein MQRHYVMYYEMSYGLNIEMHKQTEIAKRLNTILAQIMPFLSQEHQQQVAQAVERAKQVTMTELNAIIGQQLQAQHLSHAAHGPPVQLPPHPSGLQPPGIPPVTGSSSGLLALGALGSQAHLAVKDEKNHHDLDHRERDSSANNSVSPSESLRASEKHRSSTDYSIDSKKRKAEEKDSMSRYNDKSSTPGLKSNTPTPRNDAPTPGTSSTPGLRPMPGKPTSMDPLASALRTPISIAGSYAAPFAMMGHHEMNGSLTSPGAYAGLHNIPPQMSAAAAAAAAYGRSPMVGFDPHPPMRAPGLPSSLASIPGGKPAYSFHVSADGQMQPVPFPHDALAGPGIPRHARQINTLSHGEVVCAVTISNPTRHVYTGGKGCVKIWDISQPGSKSPISQLDCLNRDNYIRSCKLLPDGRTLIVGGEASTLTIWDLASPTPRIKAELTSSAPACYALAISPDAKVCFSCCSDGNIAVWDLHNQTLVRQFQGHTDGASCIDISHDGTKLWTGGLDNTVRSWDLREGRQLQQHDFTSQIFSLGYCPTGEWLAVGMESSNVEVLHHTKPDKYQLHLHESCVLSLKFAYCGKWFVSTGKDNLLNAWRTPYGASIFQSKESSSVLSCDISADDKYIVTGSGDKKATVYEVIY, encoded by the exons acagaaattgCTAAAAGACTGAATACGATTTTAGCCCAGATCATGCCTTTTCTGTCACAAGAG CACCAACAGCAAGTCGCACAGGCTGTTGAGCGTGCCAAGCAAGTGACAATGACGGAGTTGAATGCTATCATCGGG cagcagctccaggcccagcacCTCTCCCACGCCGCCCATGGGCCCCCGGTCCAGCTGCCGCCGCACCCCTCGGGCCTCCAGCCGCCGGGCATCCCGCCGGTCACCGGCAGCAGCTCGGGGCTGCTGGCTCTCGGCGCCCTGGGGAGCCAGGCACACCTCGCTGTCAAGGATGAGAAAAACCACCACGACCTGGACCACAGAG AGCGAGACTCAAGTGCA AATAATTCCGTTTCGCCCTCGGAAAGCCTGAGAGCCAGCGAGAAGCACCGGAGCTCCACAGACTACAGCATCGACTCCAAGAAGCGGAAAGCGGAGGAGAAGGACAGCATGAGTCGATAT AACGACAAATCGTCGACGCCTGGGCTCAAGTCAAACACTCCGACGCCAAGGAACGACGCTCCAACCCCGGGGACGAGCAGCaccccggggctgcggccgATGCCCGGCAAGCCAACCAGCATGGACCCCCTGG CCTCGGCCCTGCGGACGCCCATCTCCATCGCGGGCTCCTACGCGGCACCTTTTGCCATGATGGGGCACCACGAGATGAACGGCTCGCTCACCAGCCCCGGCGCCTACGCGGGGCTCCACAACATCCCCCCGCAGATgagcgccgctgccgccgccgctgctgcctACGGCCGGTCACCAATG GTTGGTTTCGACCCGCACCCGCCCATGCGAGCCCCCGGCCTGCCCTCGAGCCTGGCGTCCATCCCCGGAGGGAAGCC AGCCTACTCCTTCCACGTGAGCGCTGACGGGCAGATGCAGCCGGTCCCCTTTCCCCACGACGCCCTGGCGGGTCCCGGCATCCCGCGGCACGCTCGGCAGATCAACACGCTGAGCCACGGGGAGGTGGTGTGCGCCGTCACCATCAGCAACCCCACCAGGCACGTCTACACCGGGGGCAAGGGGTGCGTGAAGATCTGGGACATCAGCCAGCCGGGCAGCAAGAGCCCCATCTCCCAGCTGGACTGCCTG AACAGAGATAACTACATCCGCTCCTGCAAACTCCTCCCCGACGGCCGCACGCTGATCGTGGGAGGGGAGGCGAGCACGCTCACCATCTGGGACCTGGCTTCCCCCACGCCCCGCATCAAGGCCGAGCTGACCTCCTCCGCCCCTGCCTGCTACGCCCTGGCCATCAGCCCCGACGCCAAAgtctgcttctcctgctgcagcgACGGCAACATCGCCGTCTGGGACCTGCACAACCAGACGCTCGTCAG GCAATTCCAAGGCCACACAGACGGTGCCAGCTGCATAGATATCTCGCACGACGGTACGAAGTTGTGGACGGGGGGTCTGGACAACACGGTGCGCTCCTGGGACCTGCGGGAAGggaggcagctccagcagcacgaCTTTACCTCCCAG ATCTTCTCGCTGGGGTACTGCCCGACGGGCGAGTGGCTCGCGGTGGGCATGGAGAGCAGCAACGTGGAAGTGCTGCACCACACGAAACCCGACAAGTACCAGCTGCACCTCCACGAGAGCTGCGTCCTCTCCCTCAAGTTCGCCTACTGCG GTAAATGGTTTGTGAGTACTGGAAAAGACAACCTGCTCAACGCCTGGAGGACGCCCTACGGAGCGAGCATCTTCCAG TCCAAGGAATCCTCGTCCGTCTTAAGTTGTGACATTTCGGCGGATGACAAGTACATCGTCACGGGCTCTGGTGACAAGAAGGCCACAGTCTACGAAGTCATCTACTAA
- the TLE3 gene encoding transducin-like enhancer protein 3 isoform X4, translating to MQRHYVMYYEMSYGLNIEMHKQTEIAKRLNTILAQIMPFLSQEHQQQVAQAVERAKQVTMTELNAIIGQQLQAQHLSHAAHGPPVQLPPHPSGLQPPGIPPVTGSSSGLLALGALGSQAHLAVKDEKNHHDLDHRERDSSANNSVSPSESLRASEKHRSSTDYSIDSKKRKAEEKDSMSRYDSDGDKSDDLVVDVSNEDPATPRVSPAHSPPENGIDKARGLKKGDAPNSPASVASSSSTPSSKTKDLGHNDKSSTPGLKSNTPTPRNDAPTPGTSSTPGLRPMPGKPTSMDPLASALRTPISIAGSYAAPFAMMGHHEMNGSLTSPGAYAGLHNIPPQMSAAAAAAAAYGRSPMVGFDPHPPMRAPGLPSSLASIPGGKPAYSFHVSADGQMQPVPFPHDALAGPGIPRHARQINTLSHGEVVCAVTISNPTRHVYTGGKGCVKIWDISQPGSKSPISQLDCLNRDNYIRSCKLLPDGRTLIVGGEASTLTIWDLASPTPRIKAELTSSAPACYALAISPDAKVCFSCCSDGNIAVWDLHNQTLVRQFQGHTDGASCIDISHDGTKLWTGGLDNTVRSWDLREGRQLQQHDFTSQIFSLGYCPTGEWLAVGMESSNVEVLHHTKPDKYQLHLHESCVLSLKFAYCGKWFVSTGKDNLLNAWRTPYGASIFQSKESSSVLSCDISADDKYIVTGSGDKKATVYEVIY from the exons acagaaattgCTAAAAGACTGAATACGATTTTAGCCCAGATCATGCCTTTTCTGTCACAAGAG CACCAACAGCAAGTCGCACAGGCTGTTGAGCGTGCCAAGCAAGTGACAATGACGGAGTTGAATGCTATCATCGGG cagcagctccaggcccagcacCTCTCCCACGCCGCCCATGGGCCCCCGGTCCAGCTGCCGCCGCACCCCTCGGGCCTCCAGCCGCCGGGCATCCCGCCGGTCACCGGCAGCAGCTCGGGGCTGCTGGCTCTCGGCGCCCTGGGGAGCCAGGCACACCTCGCTGTCAAGGATGAGAAAAACCACCACGACCTGGACCACAGAG AGCGAGACTCAAGTGCA AATAATTCCGTTTCGCCCTCGGAAAGCCTGAGAGCCAGCGAGAAGCACCGGAGCTCCACAGACTACAGCATCGACTCCAAGAAGCGGAAAGCGGAGGAGAAGGACAGCATGAGTCGATAT GACAGCGATGGTGACAAGAGTGATGACCTGGTGGTCGACGTCTCCAACGAG GACCCCGCCACCCCCCGGGTCAGCCCAGCCCACTCTCCCCCGGAGAACGGCATAGACAAAGCCCGCGGGCTGAAGAAGGGGGACGCGCCAAACAGCCCGGCCTCGGtcgcctcctccagcagcactcCCTCCTCCAAGACTAAAGACCTGGGTCAC AACGACAAATCGTCGACGCCTGGGCTCAAGTCAAACACTCCGACGCCAAGGAACGACGCTCCAACCCCGGGGACGAGCAGCaccccggggctgcggccgATGCCCGGCAAGCCAACCAGCATGGACCCCCTGG CCTCGGCCCTGCGGACGCCCATCTCCATCGCGGGCTCCTACGCGGCACCTTTTGCCATGATGGGGCACCACGAGATGAACGGCTCGCTCACCAGCCCCGGCGCCTACGCGGGGCTCCACAACATCCCCCCGCAGATgagcgccgctgccgccgccgctgctgcctACGGCCGGTCACCAATG GTTGGTTTCGACCCGCACCCGCCCATGCGAGCCCCCGGCCTGCCCTCGAGCCTGGCGTCCATCCCCGGAGGGAAGCC AGCCTACTCCTTCCACGTGAGCGCTGACGGGCAGATGCAGCCGGTCCCCTTTCCCCACGACGCCCTGGCGGGTCCCGGCATCCCGCGGCACGCTCGGCAGATCAACACGCTGAGCCACGGGGAGGTGGTGTGCGCCGTCACCATCAGCAACCCCACCAGGCACGTCTACACCGGGGGCAAGGGGTGCGTGAAGATCTGGGACATCAGCCAGCCGGGCAGCAAGAGCCCCATCTCCCAGCTGGACTGCCTG AACAGAGATAACTACATCCGCTCCTGCAAACTCCTCCCCGACGGCCGCACGCTGATCGTGGGAGGGGAGGCGAGCACGCTCACCATCTGGGACCTGGCTTCCCCCACGCCCCGCATCAAGGCCGAGCTGACCTCCTCCGCCCCTGCCTGCTACGCCCTGGCCATCAGCCCCGACGCCAAAgtctgcttctcctgctgcagcgACGGCAACATCGCCGTCTGGGACCTGCACAACCAGACGCTCGTCAG GCAATTCCAAGGCCACACAGACGGTGCCAGCTGCATAGATATCTCGCACGACGGTACGAAGTTGTGGACGGGGGGTCTGGACAACACGGTGCGCTCCTGGGACCTGCGGGAAGggaggcagctccagcagcacgaCTTTACCTCCCAG ATCTTCTCGCTGGGGTACTGCCCGACGGGCGAGTGGCTCGCGGTGGGCATGGAGAGCAGCAACGTGGAAGTGCTGCACCACACGAAACCCGACAAGTACCAGCTGCACCTCCACGAGAGCTGCGTCCTCTCCCTCAAGTTCGCCTACTGCG GTAAATGGTTTGTGAGTACTGGAAAAGACAACCTGCTCAACGCCTGGAGGACGCCCTACGGAGCGAGCATCTTCCAG TCCAAGGAATCCTCGTCCGTCTTAAGTTGTGACATTTCGGCGGATGACAAGTACATCGTCACGGGCTCTGGTGACAAGAAGGCCACAGTCTACGAAGTCATCTACTAA
- the TLE3 gene encoding transducin-like enhancer protein 3 isoform X16: protein MQRHYVMTEIAKRLNTILAQIMPFLSQEHQQQVAQAVERAKQVTMTELNAIIGQQLQAQHLSHAAHGPPVQLPPHPSGLQPPGIPPVTGSSSGLLALGALGSQAHLAVKDEKNHHDLDHRERDSSANNSVSPSESLRASEKHRSSTDYSIDSKKRKAEEKDSMSRYDSDGDKSDDLVVDVSNEDPATPRVSPAHSPPENGIDKARGLKKGDAPNSPASVASSSSTPSSKTKDLGHNDKSSTPGLKSNTPTPRNDAPTPGTSSTPGLRPMPGKPTSMDPLASALRTPISIAGSYAAPFAMMGHHEMNGSLTSPGAYAGLHNIPPQMSAAAAAAAAYGRSPMVGFDPHPPMRAPGLPSSLASIPGGKPAYSFHVSADGQMQPVPFPHDALAGPGIPRHARQINTLSHGEVVCAVTISNPTRHVYTGGKGCVKIWDISQPGSKSPISQLDCLNRDNYIRSCKLLPDGRTLIVGGEASTLTIWDLASPTPRIKAELTSSAPACYALAISPDAKVCFSCCSDGNIAVWDLHNQTLVRQFQGHTDGASCIDISHDGTKLWTGGLDNTVRSWDLREGRQLQQHDFTSQIFSLGYCPTGEWLAVGMESSNVEVLHHTKPDKYQLHLHESCVLSLKFAYCGKWFVSTGKDNLLNAWRTPYGASIFQSKESSSVLSCDISADDKYIVTGSGDKKATVYEVIY, encoded by the exons acagaaattgCTAAAAGACTGAATACGATTTTAGCCCAGATCATGCCTTTTCTGTCACAAGAG CACCAACAGCAAGTCGCACAGGCTGTTGAGCGTGCCAAGCAAGTGACAATGACGGAGTTGAATGCTATCATCGGG cagcagctccaggcccagcacCTCTCCCACGCCGCCCATGGGCCCCCGGTCCAGCTGCCGCCGCACCCCTCGGGCCTCCAGCCGCCGGGCATCCCGCCGGTCACCGGCAGCAGCTCGGGGCTGCTGGCTCTCGGCGCCCTGGGGAGCCAGGCACACCTCGCTGTCAAGGATGAGAAAAACCACCACGACCTGGACCACAGAG AGCGAGACTCAAGTGCA AATAATTCCGTTTCGCCCTCGGAAAGCCTGAGAGCCAGCGAGAAGCACCGGAGCTCCACAGACTACAGCATCGACTCCAAGAAGCGGAAAGCGGAGGAGAAGGACAGCATGAGTCGATAT GACAGCGATGGTGACAAGAGTGATGACCTGGTGGTCGACGTCTCCAACGAG GACCCCGCCACCCCCCGGGTCAGCCCAGCCCACTCTCCCCCGGAGAACGGCATAGACAAAGCCCGCGGGCTGAAGAAGGGGGACGCGCCAAACAGCCCGGCCTCGGtcgcctcctccagcagcactcCCTCCTCCAAGACTAAAGACCTGGGTCAC AACGACAAATCGTCGACGCCTGGGCTCAAGTCAAACACTCCGACGCCAAGGAACGACGCTCCAACCCCGGGGACGAGCAGCaccccggggctgcggccgATGCCCGGCAAGCCAACCAGCATGGACCCCCTGG CCTCGGCCCTGCGGACGCCCATCTCCATCGCGGGCTCCTACGCGGCACCTTTTGCCATGATGGGGCACCACGAGATGAACGGCTCGCTCACCAGCCCCGGCGCCTACGCGGGGCTCCACAACATCCCCCCGCAGATgagcgccgctgccgccgccgctgctgcctACGGCCGGTCACCAATG GTTGGTTTCGACCCGCACCCGCCCATGCGAGCCCCCGGCCTGCCCTCGAGCCTGGCGTCCATCCCCGGAGGGAAGCC AGCCTACTCCTTCCACGTGAGCGCTGACGGGCAGATGCAGCCGGTCCCCTTTCCCCACGACGCCCTGGCGGGTCCCGGCATCCCGCGGCACGCTCGGCAGATCAACACGCTGAGCCACGGGGAGGTGGTGTGCGCCGTCACCATCAGCAACCCCACCAGGCACGTCTACACCGGGGGCAAGGGGTGCGTGAAGATCTGGGACATCAGCCAGCCGGGCAGCAAGAGCCCCATCTCCCAGCTGGACTGCCTG AACAGAGATAACTACATCCGCTCCTGCAAACTCCTCCCCGACGGCCGCACGCTGATCGTGGGAGGGGAGGCGAGCACGCTCACCATCTGGGACCTGGCTTCCCCCACGCCCCGCATCAAGGCCGAGCTGACCTCCTCCGCCCCTGCCTGCTACGCCCTGGCCATCAGCCCCGACGCCAAAgtctgcttctcctgctgcagcgACGGCAACATCGCCGTCTGGGACCTGCACAACCAGACGCTCGTCAG GCAATTCCAAGGCCACACAGACGGTGCCAGCTGCATAGATATCTCGCACGACGGTACGAAGTTGTGGACGGGGGGTCTGGACAACACGGTGCGCTCCTGGGACCTGCGGGAAGggaggcagctccagcagcacgaCTTTACCTCCCAG ATCTTCTCGCTGGGGTACTGCCCGACGGGCGAGTGGCTCGCGGTGGGCATGGAGAGCAGCAACGTGGAAGTGCTGCACCACACGAAACCCGACAAGTACCAGCTGCACCTCCACGAGAGCTGCGTCCTCTCCCTCAAGTTCGCCTACTGCG GTAAATGGTTTGTGAGTACTGGAAAAGACAACCTGCTCAACGCCTGGAGGACGCCCTACGGAGCGAGCATCTTCCAG TCCAAGGAATCCTCGTCCGTCTTAAGTTGTGACATTTCGGCGGATGACAAGTACATCGTCACGGGCTCTGGTGACAAGAAGGCCACAGTCTACGAAGTCATCTACTAA